A stretch of the Erinaceus europaeus chromosome 1, mEriEur2.1, whole genome shotgun sequence genome encodes the following:
- the LOC132542423 gene encoding uncharacterized protein LOC132542423 — protein sequence MRRARSCAAGWLPALRMRPARSCAAGWLPALRMRPTRSIGSRPLRQSRGPALCAQYRGPGLCAQYRGPALCAQSRGPALCASIGVPASAPSIGVPPSAPSHGVPASAPVSGSRPLRPVSGSRPLRPVSGSRPLRPVSGSRPLRPVTGSRPLRQYRGPALCAQSRGPALCAQYRGPALCTQYRGPALCAQYRGPALCAQYRGPALCASMGSRPLRQSRGPALCAQYRGPALCARPVSGSRPLRPVSGSRPLRQSRGPALCASIGVPPSAPSHGVPPSAPSIGVPPSAPVTGSRPLRPVSGSRPLRPPSIGVPPSAPSIGVPPSAPAQYRGPALCAQSRGPALCAQYRGSRPLRQYRGPALCASHGVPPSAPSIGVPPSAPVTGSRPLRPVSGVPPSAPVTGSRPLRPVTGSRPLHPVSGSRPLRQYRGPALCASIGGPALCAQYRGPALCASIGVPPSAPSIGVPPSAPVSGSLLLRPVTGSRPLRQYRGPALCAQ from the exons ATGCGCCGGGCCCGCAGCTGTGCCGCCGGCTGGCTCCCTGCTCTGCGCATGCGCCCGGCCCGCAGCTGTGCCGCCGGCTGGCTCCCTGCTCTGCGCATGCGTCCGACCCGCAG TATCGGGTCCCGCCCTCTGCGCCAGTCACGGGGTCCCGCCCTCTGCGCCCAGTATCGGGGTCCCGGCCTCTGCGCCCAGTATCGGGGTCCCGCCCTCTGCGCCCAGTCACGGGGTCCCGCCCTCTGCGCCAGTATCGGGGTCCCGGCCTCTGCGCCCAGTATCGGGGTCCCGCCCTCTGCGCCCAGTCACGGGGTCCCGGCCTCTGCGCCAGTATCGGGGTCCCGGCCTCTGCGCCCAGTATCGGGGTCCCGCCCTCTGCGCCCAGTATCGGGGTCCCGGCCTCTGCGCCCAGTATCGGGGTCCCGCCCTCTGCGCCCAGTCACGGGGTCCCGCCCTCTGCGCCAGTATCGGGGTCCCGCCCTCTGCGCCCAGTCACGGGGTCCCGCCCTCTGCGCCCAGTATCGAGGTCCCGCCCTCTGCACCCAGTATCGGGGTCCCGCCCTCTGCGCCCAGTATCGGGGTCCCGCCCTCTGCGCCCAGTATCGGGGTCCCGCCCTCTGCGCCAGTATGGGGTCCCGCCCTCTGCGCCAGTCACGGGGTCCCGCCCTCTGCGCCCAGTATCGGGGTCCCGCCCTCTGCGCCCGCCCAGTATCGGGGTCCCGCCCTCTGCGCCCAGTATCGGGGTCCCGCCCTCTGCGCCAGTCACGGGGTCCCGCCCTCTGCGCCAGTATCGGGGTCCCGCCCTCTGCGCCCAGTCACGGGGTCCCGCCCTCTGCGCCCAGTATCGGGGTCCCGCCCTCTGCGCCAGTCACGGGGTCCCGCCCTCTGCGCCCAGTATCGGGGTCCCGCCCTCTGCGCCCGCCCAGTATCGGGGTCCCGCCCTCTGCGCCCAGTATCGGGGTCCCGCCCTCTGCGCCCGCCCAGTATCGGGGTCCCGCCCTCTGCGCCCAGTCACGGGGTCCCGCCCTCTGCGCCCAGTATCGGGGGTCCCGCCCTCTGCGCCAGTATCGGGGTCCCGCCCTCTGCGCCAGTCACGGGGTCCCGCCCTCTGCGCCCAGTATCGGGGTCCCGCCCTCTGCGCCAGTCACGGGGTCCCGCCCTCTGCGCCCAGTATCGGGGGTCCCGCCCTCTGCGCCAGTCACGGGGTCCCGCCCTCTGCGCCCAGTCACGGGGTCCCGCCCTCTGCACCCAGTATCGGGGTCCCGCCCTCTGCGCCAGTATCGGGGTCCCGCCCTCTGCGCCAGTATCGGGGGTCCCGCCCTCTGCGCCCAGTATCGGGGTCCCGCCCTCTGCGCCAGTATCGGGGTCCCGCCCTCTGCGCCCAGTATCGGGGTCCCGCCCTCTGCGCCAGTATCGGGGTCTCTCCTTCTGCGCCCAGTCACGGGGTCCCGCCCTCTGCGCCAGTATCGGGGTCCCGCCCTCTGCGCCCAGTAA